A stretch of the Bos indicus isolate NIAB-ARS_2022 breed Sahiwal x Tharparkar chromosome 13, NIAB-ARS_B.indTharparkar_mat_pri_1.0, whole genome shotgun sequence genome encodes the following:
- the LOC139186598 gene encoding antileukoproteinase-like codes for MKSSSLIVFLVIFASGFLMPWAVEGAPKEIGKRGVCPFIRPAMCLVYEPPECHSDWQCPKKQKCCQDVCGIKCMDPVDTSKPVKVTPGKCPVVTGHCESHKHVDDCQNDSHCLNGFKCCSGPCGNSCVLPVKDSTFPGQIH; via the exons ATGAAGTCCAGCAGCCTTATCGTCTTCCTGGTGATATTTGCCTCTGGATTCCTGATGCCCTGGGCTGTGGAAGGTGCTCCCAAAG AAATAGGTAAACGTGGAGTCTGTCCTTTCATACGGCCTGCGATGTGCTTAGTATATGAACCCCCTGAATGCCACAGTGACTGGCAGTGTCCGAAGAAGCAGAAATGCTGCCAGGATGTTTGTGGCATCAAATGCATGGATCCTGTAGACACGTCAAAGCCAG TTAAAGTCACTCCTGGAAAGTGTCCAGTGGTCACCGGCCACTGTGAGAGTCACAAACATGTAGACGACTGCCAGAACGACAGCCACTGCCTGAATGGTTTCAAGTGCTGCAGCGGTCCATGTGGGAATTCATGTGTCCTGCCGGTGAAAG
- the LOC109567763 gene encoding antileukoproteinase-like, with translation MKSSSLIVFLVIFAFGFLMPWAVEGAPKGKGKPGVCPFVRPVLCFAYEPPECQSDWECPKRKKCCQGLCGIKCTDPVDTSKPVKVTPGKCPVVTGRCERQNPVDDCQNDSHCLNGFKCCSGPCGNSCVLPVKDSTFPGQIH, from the exons ATGAAGTCCAGCAGCCTTATCGTCTTCCTGGTGATATTTGCCTTTGGATTCCTGATGCCCTGGGCTGTGGAAGGTGCTCCCAAAG GAAAAGGTAAACCTGGCGTCTGTCCTTTCGTAcgccctgtgctgtgctttgcaTATGAACCTCCTGAATGCCAGAGTGACTGGGAGTGTCCGAAGAGGAAGAAATGCTGCCAGGGTCTTTGTGGCATCAAATGCACGGATCCTGTAGACACGTCAAAGCCAG TTAAAGTCACTCCTGGGAAGTGTCCAGTGGTCACCGGCCGCTGTGAGAGGCAAAACCCTGTAGACGACTGCCAGAACGACAGCCACTGCCTGAATGGTTTCAAGTGCTGCAGCGGTCCATGTGGGAATTCATGTGTCCTGCCGGTGAAAG ATTCAACCTTTCCAGGTCAAATACATTAG